One window from the genome of Chroococcidiopsis sp. TS-821 encodes:
- a CDS encoding acyl-CoA dehydrogenase family protein produces MHPNIHTKFTDISVEQTLLDDRTNTEVIAQELQKLISLELKPKVKDIDEKGEYPHIFLQKLGEIGGFKQTVPTQFGGTGYQGLKFPVQMIEAISQECLNTGFITWCQFACTWYLQNSENKYLLNNVLPKVASAQILAGTGLSNPMKHFAGIEKIALVAQRQAGGYLINGTLPWVSNIGSGHYFAIAAQLANSDDYLMAIVNDSLPGLTLRCNTHFIALEGSNTYSCIFKNVFIPDELILAVPCGKYVEQIKAGFVLTQVGMGLGLVASCIELMQEANKRLAHVNCFLDDCVEALENELENLRLHTYILATEISNHQHVQDNKFFREVVQARATASELALRAAQSAMLHLGAKAYLEGSTVSRKLREAYFVAIVTPALKHLRKLLSHMKDVATD; encoded by the coding sequence ATGCATCCCAATATTCACACCAAATTTACAGATATTTCCGTTGAGCAGACGCTGTTAGACGATCGCACAAATACTGAAGTTATCGCGCAGGAACTACAAAAGTTAATTAGTTTAGAATTAAAACCTAAAGTCAAAGATATTGATGAAAAAGGGGAATACCCTCATATATTTCTCCAGAAGCTAGGTGAAATTGGTGGATTTAAGCAAACTGTTCCTACACAGTTTGGCGGTACTGGATATCAAGGGCTAAAGTTTCCGGTACAAATGATTGAGGCGATTTCCCAAGAATGCTTAAATACAGGATTTATTACGTGGTGTCAATTTGCTTGTACTTGGTATTTACAAAATAGCGAGAACAAATACTTGCTCAACAACGTTTTACCCAAAGTCGCCAGCGCGCAAATTTTAGCAGGTACAGGCTTATCGAATCCTATGAAGCATTTTGCTGGCATTGAGAAAATTGCTTTAGTCGCACAACGACAAGCAGGCGGATACTTAATCAATGGTACTTTGCCATGGGTATCAAATATTGGTTCAGGACATTACTTTGCGATCGCGGCTCAACTGGCTAATTCCGACGACTACTTAATGGCGATTGTTAATGATAGCTTACCTGGATTAACTTTACGCTGCAATACTCATTTTATTGCTCTCGAAGGCAGCAACACTTACTCGTGTATTTTCAAAAATGTTTTTATACCTGACGAACTTATATTAGCAGTACCTTGTGGCAAGTATGTAGAGCAAATTAAAGCTGGTTTTGTTCTAACTCAAGTAGGTATGGGTTTGGGGTTAGTCGCAAGTTGTATCGAGTTGATGCAAGAAGCCAACAAACGACTTGCTCATGTCAATTGCTTTCTCGACGACTGTGTAGAAGCTTTAGAAAACGAACTGGAAAACTTGCGTCTACACACTTACATATTGGCAACAGAAATATCTAACCATCAACATGTTCAAGACAATAAGTTCTTCAGAGAAGTTGTTCAAGCACGAGCCACAGCTTCAGAACTGGCTCTGCGTGCTGCACAATCAGCAATGTTACATTTAGGAGCCAAGGCATATTTGGAAGGTAGTACTGTTTCTAGAAAGCTGCGCGAAGCTTACTTTGTAGCAATTGTAACTCCAGCACTCAAGCATTTAAGAAAACTACTATCTCATATGAAAGATGTAGCTACTGATTGA
- a CDS encoding TetR/AcrR family transcriptional regulator: protein MVNLKRTREDILSSVGELIHRQGVQSTGLKELFAVSQVSSGSFYNYFESKDELAHALIDFKWNELKAAILVPAMNASGNPIANLFWTIDRLEEKHLSDPNCAGCLLGNLIVDLVERDTSFQEHLAQVFDEWQSAIAQLLQAGQSQLKPNVNPEELAEQLLTMIEGVLLMERLYKQPARLQRGFNMIRAFLNASLVQPSCYAR, encoded by the coding sequence ATGGTCAATCTCAAGCGGACTCGCGAGGATATATTATCGTCGGTTGGAGAACTGATTCATCGTCAAGGCGTTCAATCAACAGGGCTAAAGGAACTCTTTGCAGTTAGCCAAGTATCTTCCGGTAGTTTCTACAACTACTTTGAGTCAAAAGACGAACTGGCACACGCCCTCATTGACTTTAAATGGAATGAGCTTAAAGCTGCTATCCTAGTACCTGCAATGAATGCCTCTGGAAATCCGATCGCAAACCTTTTTTGGACGATCGACCGCTTGGAGGAAAAGCATCTTAGCGATCCTAACTGTGCGGGATGTCTTTTAGGTAATTTGATTGTCGATCTAGTTGAGCGCGATACCTCGTTTCAAGAACATTTAGCTCAAGTCTTCGATGAATGGCAAAGTGCGATCGCTCAATTATTACAAGCAGGTCAATCTCAACTAAAACCAAACGTCAACCCTGAAGAACTAGCCGAACAACTACTGACGATGATTGAGGGGGTTTTGTTAATGGAACGTTTATATAAGCAACCTGCACGTTTGCAGCGAGGTTTTAATATGATTCGGGCATTTCTGAATGCATCACTCGTTCAACCGAGTTGTTATGCTAGGTAA
- the cynS gene encoding cyanase → MMLVEIPEVTKKLLAAKKAKGLSFADLETSVGRDEVWIAAVIYRQASASEDEASKILHALDLSQDLIPELTACPAKGLGPVVPTDPLIYRFYEIMQVYGMPIKEVIHEKFGDGIMSAIDFTLEVEKEEDPKGDRVKVIMNGKFLPYKKW, encoded by the coding sequence ATGATGTTAGTTGAAATTCCTGAAGTTACAAAGAAACTACTCGCAGCAAAGAAAGCTAAGGGTCTAAGCTTTGCCGATTTAGAAACATCTGTTGGGCGCGATGAGGTATGGATTGCTGCGGTAATTTATCGTCAAGCAAGCGCCTCGGAAGATGAAGCTAGTAAAATTCTGCATGCCTTAGATCTCAGTCAAGATCTAATACCAGAACTAACGGCTTGTCCTGCAAAGGGACTAGGTCCTGTCGTACCTACAGATCCGCTAATCTATCGCTTTTATGAAATTATGCAAGTTTACGGAATGCCCATTAAAGAAGTCATTCACGAAAAGTTTGGCGATGGCATTATGAGTGCGATTGATTTTACCCTAGAGGTAGAAAAGGAGGAAGATCCCAAGGGCGATCGCGTCAAAGTGATTATGAATGGTAAGTTCCTGCCTTACAAGAAGTGGTAA
- the ntrB gene encoding nitrate ABC transporter permease has translation MANTISRRKSAPIWLNSNVQAFALFLILLVLFLGVWELGVQLNIFSQLVPSASQTLQAFWGWVSDPFFDYGPNDKGIGWHVLASLRRVITGFLIGSAIAIPLGISIGLSDVVSKAVDPYIQVLKPVSPLAWLPLGLGLLKDSENTALFVIAITSLWPTLINTKFGVSNVDPAVLNVARTLGASRWRTIWKVILPAAAPSIVAGLRISIGIAWLVIVAAEILVGGTGVGYFIWNEWNNLEITSILTAIIAIGFVGLLLDRIFGLLQSWVSFGQQK, from the coding sequence ATGGCTAATACAATATCGCGCCGTAAATCCGCACCTATCTGGCTCAATAGCAACGTGCAAGCATTTGCGCTATTTCTAATTTTACTGGTGTTATTTTTGGGAGTGTGGGAACTTGGAGTCCAACTAAACATCTTCTCGCAACTCGTACCATCGGCAAGTCAAACATTACAAGCCTTTTGGGGCTGGGTTTCTGACCCATTCTTCGATTATGGTCCTAACGATAAAGGCATTGGCTGGCACGTGCTTGCCAGTTTGAGAAGAGTCATTACCGGCTTTTTGATTGGTTCAGCGATCGCCATTCCTCTGGGTATCTCGATCGGACTATCAGACGTTGTTTCTAAGGCAGTCGATCCTTATATCCAAGTCCTCAAACCCGTCTCGCCTCTTGCCTGGCTACCGCTAGGACTAGGTTTACTCAAAGACTCAGAAAATACTGCCTTATTTGTCATCGCAATTACGAGCCTTTGGCCCACACTCATCAATACGAAATTTGGCGTGAGCAATGTCGATCCAGCGGTTCTTAATGTTGCCCGTACATTAGGGGCTTCGCGCTGGCGTACGATTTGGAAGGTGATTCTTCCAGCTGCTGCGCCTAGTATTGTTGCTGGATTGCGCATTAGTATTGGTATTGCTTGGCTAGTTATCGTGGCAGCAGAAATTCTCGTAGGAGGAACCGGAGTCGGTTACTTTATTTGGAACGAGTGGAACAACCTAGAAATTACGAGTATCCTCACCGCAATTATTGCGATCGGATTTGTTGGTTTACTGCTAGACCGAATATTTGGATTGCTGCAATCTTGGGTTTCTTTTGGACAGCAGAAATAG
- a CDS encoding DUF3727 domain-containing protein translates to MFPSEFSEDNEQSHASSVTLTDEAGRELTCYVERSLYVDNQEYLLLLPVDSAVEIFAWQGDGEEEEAVPVEDEETIDRIFSTAEAVLAEQNLVLKHTAFALTVAGELPPVEETELFTLEIEEDGTELEPEQLQLLASFYHDEQEYAIYTPLDPLLFFAKANGSGKPELLSPEEFRKVQPQLEEQLFDEME, encoded by the coding sequence ATGTTTCCATCTGAATTTTCTGAAGATAACGAGCAATCCCATGCTAGCTCCGTCACACTGACGGATGAAGCAGGACGCGAACTAACTTGTTATGTAGAGCGATCGCTTTACGTAGACAATCAAGAGTATCTATTGCTTCTTCCCGTAGACTCTGCAGTAGAGATTTTCGCTTGGCAAGGTGACGGCGAGGAAGAAGAAGCTGTTCCTGTCGAAGACGAAGAAACTATTGACAGAATTTTCAGCACTGCCGAAGCTGTTCTTGCTGAGCAAAATTTAGTTTTAAAACACACCGCATTTGCTTTAACGGTTGCTGGTGAATTACCACCAGTTGAAGAAACTGAATTATTTACACTGGAAATTGAGGAAGACGGCACCGAGCTAGAACCCGAGCAATTACAGTTATTAGCAAGTTTCTACCACGACGAGCAAGAATATGCGATATATACTCCTTTAGATCCACTACTGTTCTTCGCCAAAGCAAACGGTAGCGGTAAACCCGAACTACTTTCTCCGGAAGAATTTCGCAAAGTCCAACCACAGTTAGAAGAACAGCTATTCGATGAAATGGAATAG
- a CDS encoding ABC transporter ATP-binding protein, protein MISSRVDPVNKTSATSIQLALHHVFKVYPGRQSWQDKLLRRTSSDFVALADINLEVEANTFVSIIGPSGCGKSTLLNIIAGLTPPTRGSVKLNEVEIRKPGPDRGVVFQNYALMPWMTVIENIRFAIETVYPQMPLAQQKNIAREYINLVGLRGAERKHPHELSGGMKQRVGIARALAINPKILLMDEPFGALDALTRGFLQDEVARIWEQQRQTVILITHSIEEALLLSDKIVMMTRGPAARIAEVLDIPFPRPRKRECLDQYPAYHDLKAELEMHLSQETRAVEEARIGVNA, encoded by the coding sequence ATGATTTCTTCACGCGTCGATCCTGTTAACAAAACTAGCGCTACTTCTATCCAACTTGCTTTGCATCATGTTTTCAAGGTTTATCCAGGGCGGCAAAGTTGGCAAGATAAGCTCCTACGACGTACTTCCTCCGATTTTGTAGCGCTTGCAGACATTAACTTAGAAGTCGAAGCTAATACCTTCGTCTCAATTATTGGTCCATCTGGTTGTGGCAAATCGACTTTACTCAATATTATTGCTGGTCTTACTCCACCAACGCGCGGCTCAGTCAAGCTGAATGAAGTCGAAATTCGCAAACCAGGTCCCGATCGCGGCGTCGTGTTTCAAAACTATGCTTTGATGCCATGGATGACAGTCATTGAGAACATTCGCTTCGCAATTGAGACAGTGTATCCACAAATGCCGCTAGCCCAACAGAAAAACATTGCCCGCGAGTACATTAACTTAGTTGGGCTGCGCGGTGCGGAACGCAAGCATCCTCACGAACTCTCTGGCGGGATGAAACAAAGAGTAGGCATTGCCCGCGCCCTCGCGATTAACCCGAAAATTCTGCTGATGGACGAACCGTTTGGTGCTTTGGATGCGCTGACACGTGGTTTTTTGCAAGACGAAGTAGCACGAATTTGGGAACAACAACGGCAAACGGTTATCCTCATTACTCACAGCATTGAAGAAGCCTTGCTACTTTCAGACAAAATTGTCATGATGACGCGAGGTCCGGCGGCTCGCATTGCTGAAGTTTTAGATATTCCTTTTCCCCGACCGCGCAAGCGCGAATGTCTAGACCAGTATCCAGCGTACCACGACCTAAAAGCCGAATTAGAAATGCACCTGTCGCAAGAAACGCGGGCTGTGGAAGAAGCGCGAATTGGAGTTAATGCTTAG
- a CDS encoding ABC transporter substrate-binding protein, with protein MATLLDAKRKTSKLESLGCFCGGLHAPEEHWKFIEGMPQDPADLVADLIAMGQYKPETLKLAEKFTHAELRKALVLQMLAKAEPEQQRICNDLIKQAGGLEEAFAAAFGPHATEFFSDTLRASKFRRRDFLIKVAATAAIVSLASCAGGNNTNTTQSSEEANTSGNLEKTDITIGFIPIACATPIVISEPLGFYQKHGLNVTLRKMPNWAAVRESAIAGELDAYHMLSPMPIAVTLGLGSTSFPIQLASIENINGQSITVALKHRDRIKGPADFKGMTIAVPFPYSMHNLLLRYYLASGGLNPDTDVAIQIVPPPDSVAQMSAGQIDAFLMPDNFGQRAVFEGIGFIHMLTKDLWDGHPCCAFAASQQWIDAHPNTFRAVNKAIIDAAAHADAAENRAEIAKVLSERRYLNQPESVLQAVMTGNFDDGTGNTLNVPDRIGFDPYPWKSFAKWISSQLVRWDLMPAEKADYPQIAEQIYMTDLARELAQELGQNPPNEETRVENLKFDTFDPANPAAYLEQQSQKFNV; from the coding sequence ATGGCAACTCTATTGGATGCAAAAAGAAAAACTTCTAAGTTAGAAAGTCTCGGATGTTTTTGCGGTGGGCTGCATGCTCCAGAGGAGCATTGGAAATTTATAGAAGGAATGCCCCAAGATCCAGCAGATTTAGTTGCTGATTTAATAGCTATGGGGCAATATAAACCTGAAACGCTAAAGCTAGCTGAAAAATTCACTCACGCAGAATTGAGAAAAGCTTTAGTTCTACAAATGCTTGCCAAAGCTGAACCAGAACAGCAACGAATATGTAATGACTTAATCAAACAAGCAGGAGGATTAGAAGAAGCGTTTGCAGCTGCATTTGGACCTCATGCAACAGAATTTTTTAGCGATACTTTGCGGGCAAGTAAATTCCGACGGAGAGATTTTCTTATCAAGGTAGCAGCAACAGCTGCAATTGTGAGCCTAGCTAGCTGTGCCGGAGGAAACAACACAAATACCACACAGTCATCAGAAGAAGCTAACACCTCTGGAAACCTTGAAAAAACAGATATAACAATTGGTTTTATTCCGATCGCGTGTGCAACGCCAATTGTAATTTCAGAACCACTAGGCTTTTATCAAAAACACGGCTTGAATGTCACCTTAAGAAAAATGCCGAATTGGGCAGCAGTTAGAGAATCAGCGATCGCTGGCGAACTTGATGCCTATCATATGCTCTCACCAATGCCAATCGCAGTGACTTTAGGTTTAGGCTCCACTAGCTTCCCGATTCAACTTGCGAGTATCGAAAATATTAACGGACAATCAATCACAGTTGCACTGAAACATCGCGATCGCATTAAAGGTCCTGCAGACTTTAAGGGAATGACGATTGCCGTTCCTTTTCCCTACTCAATGCATAACCTATTGTTGCGTTACTACTTAGCGTCTGGAGGGTTAAATCCAGATACCGATGTTGCGATTCAAATTGTGCCACCGCCTGACTCTGTAGCACAGATGTCTGCAGGACAAATTGATGCTTTCTTAATGCCCGATAATTTTGGTCAACGAGCGGTATTTGAAGGCATTGGTTTTATTCACATGTTGACAAAAGATTTGTGGGATGGTCATCCTTGCTGTGCTTTTGCCGCAAGTCAACAGTGGATTGACGCACATCCTAATACCTTTCGCGCAGTTAATAAAGCGATTATTGATGCTGCCGCACACGCTGATGCTGCTGAAAATCGCGCCGAGATTGCGAAAGTTCTTTCGGAACGTCGATATCTCAACCAGCCGGAATCTGTATTGCAAGCCGTCATGACAGGTAACTTTGATGACGGGACAGGAAATACTCTCAACGTACCCGATCGTATTGGCTTTGACCCTTATCCTTGGAAAAGCTTTGCCAAATGGATTTCCTCGCAGTTGGTACGGTGGGATTTGATGCCAGCCGAGAAAGCAGACTATCCTCAAATTGCAGAACAAATCTACATGACTGACTTAGCAAGAGAACTTGCGCAGGAATTAGGTCAAAACCCACCTAATGAAGAAACAAGAGTCGAAAACCTCAAGTTTGACACCTTCGACCCAGCAAATCCGGCAGCGTATTTAGAACAACAAAGCCAAAAATTTAATGTTTGA
- a CDS encoding sulfurtransferase codes for METKPLISPQELANLLEQNSVVVLDTRAPEEYAAAHIPQAVNLREIFTYLATSTPEGLNSMRSQFTELLGAAGISGTEHIIIYEDALNTGYGQSCRGYFLLRYFGCPRVSVLHGGYQAWLAAGLPTTTEIPATEKKSFVTHEIDSSIMVTTVEMLQALDNPAIVKLDVRDADEWRGESSSPYGVDFCPRKGRIPGAVWIEWYRMMESDAKTPMFRPTHEILEICREVGITPDSTVYVYCFKGSRASNTLIALKEAGIKDVRNYFASWNEWSRDPSLPIETGEPSQSKIPTQV; via the coding sequence ATGGAAACCAAACCCTTAATCTCGCCGCAAGAACTAGCAAATCTTTTAGAGCAAAACTCAGTTGTTGTTCTAGATACTCGCGCACCTGAAGAGTACGCTGCGGCGCATATTCCTCAAGCAGTCAACTTACGAGAGATCTTTACTTACCTAGCAACTTCTACCCCTGAAGGATTAAATAGCATGCGATCGCAATTTACTGAACTTTTAGGGGCAGCAGGAATCTCTGGTACAGAGCATATCATTATCTATGAAGATGCACTAAATACGGGTTACGGACAATCGTGTCGAGGATACTTTTTATTAAGATACTTCGGCTGTCCTCGAGTTTCCGTATTACACGGGGGTTATCAAGCATGGCTAGCAGCGGGCTTACCAACGACAACAGAAATACCCGCGACCGAGAAGAAAAGTTTTGTCACTCACGAAATTGATTCTTCCATCATGGTAACGACAGTAGAAATGCTGCAAGCTTTAGATAATCCAGCGATTGTCAAACTTGACGTCAGAGATGCAGATGAATGGCGAGGAGAAAGTTCTTCACCTTATGGTGTAGACTTTTGCCCGCGTAAAGGTAGAATTCCTGGCGCGGTTTGGATCGAGTGGTATCGGATGATGGAATCCGATGCAAAAACTCCAATGTTCCGTCCTACTCATGAGATTCTGGAAATTTGTCGAGAAGTCGGTATCACTCCTGACTCAACAGTATACGTATACTGCTTTAAAGGATCGCGGGCATCAAATACACTGATTGCGTTGAAAGAAGCTGGAATCAAAGACGTACGCAACTATTTTGCTTCTTGGAATGAATGGTCGCGCGATCCGTCACTACCAATTGAAACAGGGGAACCAAGCCAAAGCAAGATTCCTACGCAAGTTTAA
- the proB gene encoding glutamate 5-kinase, with translation MPQTLVVKIGTSSLTQPETGQLALSTIAMLTEVLTQLRRQGHKVVLVSSGAVGVGCARLGLVERPKTIALKQAVAAVGQGRLIRVYDDLFTTLQQPIAQVLLTRSDLMERSRYLKAYNTFQALLGLGVIPVVNENDTVAVEELRFGDNDTLSALVASLIEADWLFLLTDVDRLYSADPRFVPDAKPITLVENIAQLAHLQVGDRGSQWGTGGMVTKVTAARIATAAGVRTVITEGRSPYNISRILQGEPLGTQFAPQPQPTNARKRWIAYGLIPAGKLYLDSGAIAAICQGGKSLLAAGITAVEGEFDSQEAVQLCDRHGNEIARGIVNYSSDELKRIRGRHSKEISAILGYEGAETVVHRDNLVLI, from the coding sequence ATGCCTCAAACTCTTGTCGTCAAAATTGGCACTTCAAGTCTGACACAACCAGAAACAGGTCAGTTAGCACTTTCTACTATTGCCATGCTGACAGAGGTTTTGACTCAATTACGACGACAAGGTCATAAAGTCGTATTGGTGTCTTCTGGGGCTGTAGGAGTAGGTTGTGCGCGATTAGGTTTAGTTGAACGGCCAAAAACGATCGCCCTCAAACAAGCCGTTGCTGCAGTTGGACAAGGGCGATTAATCCGCGTGTATGATGATTTGTTTACGACGCTACAACAGCCGATCGCACAAGTTTTGTTAACGCGAAGTGACTTGATGGAACGCAGCCGCTACCTTAAGGCATATAATACTTTTCAAGCGCTACTTGGTTTAGGAGTCATTCCGGTAGTCAACGAAAACGACACTGTGGCTGTAGAAGAATTAAGATTTGGTGACAACGATACTTTGTCGGCTTTAGTCGCCAGTTTAATCGAGGCTGACTGGCTATTTCTACTCACCGATGTAGACCGCTTATATTCTGCCGATCCGCGTTTTGTTCCCGATGCTAAACCGATAACTCTTGTCGAGAATATCGCCCAGTTAGCTCATTTACAAGTTGGCGATCGCGGCTCGCAATGGGGAACTGGTGGCATGGTTACAAAAGTCACTGCCGCACGAATCGCAACAGCCGCAGGCGTCCGCACAGTAATTACAGAGGGGCGCTCTCCCTACAACATTTCGCGCATCTTGCAGGGCGAACCACTCGGAACGCAGTTTGCACCACAACCGCAGCCCACAAATGCACGCAAGCGTTGGATTGCCTATGGTTTAATTCCTGCTGGCAAACTTTACCTCGATTCCGGTGCGATTGCTGCAATCTGTCAAGGTGGTAAGTCTTTATTAGCTGCAGGTATTACTGCTGTAGAGGGAGAATTTGATAGCCAAGAAGCTGTGCAGCTATGCGATCGGCACGGCAATGAAATCGCCAGAGGAATTGTCAACTATAGCAGTGACGAACTCAAGCGCATTCGCGGGCGACATTCTAAAGAAATTTCAGCAATTTTAGGCTACGAAGGTGCAGAAACTGTAGTGCATCGCGATAATCTTGTCTTGATTTAG
- the mltG gene encoding endolytic transglycosylase MltG, whose protein sequence is MVQKIFKWSLILGLPLALGLGVLAGKNWWNSVSSPPQLMEASAVPEIPEAQVVKFEIPQGTATQQIGRDLEAAGLIRSARAWDLWARWLKWQDPDGGFKAGTYALSRTQSLEAIAEQIWQGKVIELSFTIPEGWSIQQMATYFEAQGFFPATEFIAAASTIDRNKYPWLPADLPHLEGFLYPDTYKLNGDQVTPQAVVNQMLQRFEQLALPLYEQQRHQTPFDLREWVTLASIVEKEAVVANERQTIAGVFVRRLEQGLPLGADPTVEYGLGIRQTADQPLTLAQVNTPSPYNTYLNPGLPPTPIASPGLASLQATLDPEDTPYLYFVARYDGTHVFSRTLAEHEAAQAAIRRQQQLKQ, encoded by the coding sequence GTGGTACAAAAAATATTTAAGTGGTCGCTCATTTTAGGTCTGCCACTAGCGTTAGGATTAGGTGTTTTGGCAGGCAAAAACTGGTGGAACTCTGTAAGTTCGCCTCCACAATTAATGGAAGCATCCGCCGTACCAGAAATTCCTGAAGCTCAAGTCGTCAAGTTTGAAATTCCTCAAGGTACAGCAACGCAGCAAATCGGGCGCGATTTGGAAGCCGCAGGGTTAATCCGTTCCGCAAGAGCATGGGACTTATGGGCACGCTGGTTGAAGTGGCAAGATCCAGACGGTGGGTTTAAAGCAGGAACGTATGCGCTGTCACGAACGCAGTCACTCGAAGCGATCGCCGAGCAAATTTGGCAAGGTAAAGTGATCGAATTGAGCTTCACCATTCCCGAAGGTTGGTCAATACAGCAAATGGCAACGTACTTTGAAGCGCAAGGCTTCTTTCCTGCTACAGAGTTTATTGCTGCTGCTAGTACAATCGACCGCAATAAGTACCCGTGGCTCCCTGCAGACTTACCTCATCTCGAAGGCTTTTTATACCCAGATACGTACAAGCTAAACGGCGACCAAGTTACACCCCAAGCCGTAGTCAACCAAATGCTGCAACGCTTTGAGCAATTGGCGCTGCCTTTGTACGAACAACAGCGCCATCAAACGCCATTTGACCTTCGTGAATGGGTAACGCTAGCAAGTATCGTCGAAAAAGAAGCTGTTGTAGCCAACGAACGCCAAACAATTGCCGGTGTTTTTGTGCGTCGGTTAGAGCAAGGATTACCTTTAGGAGCCGATCCTACAGTCGAGTACGGTTTGGGCATTCGCCAAACTGCCGACCAACCATTGACGCTGGCTCAGGTTAATACACCTTCTCCTTATAATACCTACCTTAATCCTGGATTACCACCAACACCAATCGCTAGCCCTGGACTTGCCAGTCTTCAAGCAACACTCGACCCCGAAGATACTCCATATCTTTACTTTGTTGCCCGCTATGACGGCACGCACGTCTTTAGTCGGACTTTAGCTGAACACGAAGCAGCACAAGCCGCAATTCGCAGGCAACAGCAATTAAAACAATAA
- a CDS encoding YqeG family HAD IIIA-type phosphatase, with protein sequence MDWNELLQPDLILEGSILHLTPDVLQQYQIKGLILDVDETLVPIKATAASYELQQWVANTREVAEMWLVSNNLSDARIGSIARSLNLPYICGAVKPSRRKLRQALAAMNLPVAQVAMVGDRFFTDVLAGNRLGMFTILVEPFVTPGEVVRSSPIRNFEVLLSQAMGVSLSAKNKYLDK encoded by the coding sequence ATGGATTGGAACGAACTACTGCAGCCAGACTTAATTCTTGAAGGTTCTATTCTCCACCTAACACCTGATGTTCTGCAACAGTATCAAATCAAAGGACTAATATTAGATGTAGATGAAACACTTGTACCTATCAAAGCTACTGCAGCATCTTATGAGTTGCAACAATGGGTTGCTAATACCAGAGAAGTTGCTGAAATGTGGCTCGTTAGCAACAACCTCAGCGATGCGCGCATTGGCAGTATTGCTCGCTCCTTAAACCTACCTTATATTTGTGGTGCAGTTAAGCCTTCTCGACGCAAACTGAGACAAGCATTAGCGGCAATGAACTTACCTGTTGCACAAGTCGCGATGGTAGGCGATCGCTTCTTCACTGACGTCCTAGCAGGAAATCGCTTGGGAATGTTTACCATCCTGGTAGAACCTTTTGTAACTCCTGGTGAAGTTGTTCGCTCTTCTCCAATCCGCAACTTTGAAGTATTACTATCACAAGCTATGGGAGTTTCATTATCGGCAAAAAATAAATATTTAGATAAATAA
- a CDS encoding OsmC family protein, with protein MPMAETTVTTQVKSPLRPVSKEGLEKLAANAKANPDVVKSLKVKTVCEGQFRNLTYVRDLPAHVIDEPPSLLGQDTAPNPSEAVLACLGSCLSVGIHANAVMRGITLTKLELELEGDINITGVWGIGDLSEKRLGFTDIRVKVDLEGDATREELEELVAHSNYWSPVANTLRLPVNMEVSLA; from the coding sequence ATACCAATGGCTGAAACGACAGTGACAACACAAGTGAAATCTCCACTGCGCCCAGTTAGCAAAGAGGGTTTGGAAAAGCTAGCAGCTAACGCGAAAGCTAATCCAGATGTAGTTAAGTCACTAAAAGTTAAGACAGTTTGTGAAGGACAGTTTCGTAACTTAACTTACGTCCGCGATTTACCCGCTCATGTTATTGACGAACCACCGAGTCTCTTAGGACAAGATACAGCACCAAATCCCTCGGAAGCTGTACTTGCTTGCTTAGGTTCGTGTCTCTCAGTTGGTATCCATGCGAATGCTGTTATGCGTGGTATTACCCTCACCAAACTTGAATTAGAACTTGAGGGCGATATCAATATTACAGGTGTGTGGGGAATTGGCGATTTATCTGAAAAGCGGTTGGGATTTACTGATATTCGCGTCAAAGTCGATTTAGAAGGCGATGCAACGCGTGAAGAACTAGAGGAACTCGTTGCGCATTCCAACTATTGGTCGCCGGTTGCTAATACACTAAGGCTACCTGTAAACATGGAAGTTTCGCTCGCTTAG